Proteins encoded together in one Bos javanicus breed banteng chromosome 6, ARS-OSU_banteng_1.0, whole genome shotgun sequence window:
- the GNRHR gene encoding gonadotropin-releasing hormone receptor isoform X1 — MANSDSPEQNENHCSSINSSIPLTPGSLPTLTLSGKIRVTVTFFLFLLSTIFNTSFLLKLQNWTQRKEKRKKLSRMKLLLKHLTLANLLETLIVMPLDGMWNITVQWYAGELLCKVLSYLKLFSMYAPAFMMVVISLDRSLAITKPLAVKSNSKLGQFMIGLAWLLSSIFAGPQLYIFGMIHLADDSGQTEGFSQCVTHCSFPQWWHQAFYNFFTFSCLFIIPLLIMVICNAKIIFTLTRVLHQDPHKLQLNQSKNNIPRARLRTLKMTVAFATSFTVCWTPYYVLGIWYWFDPDMVNRVSDPVNHFFFLFAFLNPCFDPLIYGYFSL, encoded by the exons ATGGCAAACAGTGACTCTCctgaacagaatgaaaaccactgtTCATCGATCAACAGCAGCATCCCTCTAACACCAGGCAGCCTCCCCACCCTGACCCTATCTGGAAAGATCCGAGTGACagttactttcttcctttttctactCTCCACAATTTTCAACACTTCTTTCTTGTTGAAACTTCAGAATTGGActcaaaggaaagagaagaggaaaaaactcTCGAGAATGAAGttgcttttaaaacatttgacTTTAGCCAACCTGCTGGAGACTCTGATTGTTATGCCACTGGATGGAATGTGGAACATAACTGTTCAATGGTATGCTGGAGAGCTCCTTTGTAAAGTCCTCAGCTATCTGAAGCTTTTCTCCATGTATGCCCCCGCCTTCATGATGGTGGTGATCAGCCTTGACCGCTCGCTGGCGATCACCAAGCCTCTAGCAGTGAAAAGCAACAGCAAGCTTGGACAGTTCATGATTGGCTTGGCCTGGCTTCTCAGTAGCATCTTTGCTGGACCACAG CTATACATCTTTGGGATGATCCATTTAGCAGATGACTCTGGACAGACTGAAGGTTTCTCTCAGTGTGTAACACACTGCAGTTTTCCACAGTGGTGGCATCAAGCCTTTTATAACTTTTTCACCTTCAGCTGCCTCTTCATCATCCCTCTTCTCATCATGGTGATCTGCAATGCAAAAATCATCTTTACCCTAACAAGGGTCCTTCATCAGGATCCCCACA AACTACAACTGAATCAGTCCAAGAACAATATACCACGAGCTCGGCTGAGGACCCTAAAGATGACGGTTGCATTTGCCACTTCATTTACTGTCTGCTGGACGCCCTACTATGTCCTTGGAATTTGGTATTGGTTTGATCCTGACATGGTAAACAGGGTGTCAGATCCAGTAAAtcacttcttctttctctttgcttttttaaatccaTGCTTTGATCCACTTATATATGGATATTTCTCTCTATAA
- the GNRHR gene encoding gonadotropin-releasing hormone receptor isoform X2 gives MANSDSPEQNENHCSSINSSIPLTPGSLPTLTLSGKIRVTVTFFLFLLSTIFNTSFLLKLQNWTQRKEKRKKLSRMKLLLKHLTLANLLETLIVMPLDGMWNITVQWYAGELLCKVLSYLKLFSMYAPAFMMVVISLDRSLAITKPLAVKSNSKLGQFMIGLAWLLSSIFAGPQLPLHHPSSHHGDLQCKNHLYPNKGPSSGSPQTTTESVQEQYTTSSAEDPKDDGCICHFIYCLLDALLCPWNLVLV, from the exons ATGGCAAACAGTGACTCTCctgaacagaatgaaaaccactgtTCATCGATCAACAGCAGCATCCCTCTAACACCAGGCAGCCTCCCCACCCTGACCCTATCTGGAAAGATCCGAGTGACagttactttcttcctttttctactCTCCACAATTTTCAACACTTCTTTCTTGTTGAAACTTCAGAATTGGActcaaaggaaagagaagaggaaaaaactcTCGAGAATGAAGttgcttttaaaacatttgacTTTAGCCAACCTGCTGGAGACTCTGATTGTTATGCCACTGGATGGAATGTGGAACATAACTGTTCAATGGTATGCTGGAGAGCTCCTTTGTAAAGTCCTCAGCTATCTGAAGCTTTTCTCCATGTATGCCCCCGCCTTCATGATGGTGGTGATCAGCCTTGACCGCTCGCTGGCGATCACCAAGCCTCTAGCAGTGAAAAGCAACAGCAAGCTTGGACAGTTCATGATTGGCTTGGCCTGGCTTCTCAGTAGCATCTTTGCTGGACCACAG CTGCCTCTTCATCATCCCTCTTCTCATCATGGTGATCTGCAATGCAAAAATCATCTTTACCCTAACAAGGGTCCTTCATCAGGATCCCCACA AACTACAACTGAATCAGTCCAAGAACAATATACCACGAGCTCGGCTGAGGACCCTAAAGATGACGGTTGCATTTGCCACTTCATTTACTGTCTGCTGGACGCCCTACTATGTCCTTGGAATTTGGTATTGGTTTGA